A single genomic interval of Christensenellaceae bacterium 44-20 harbors:
- a CDS encoding ABC transporter ATP-binding protein: MIKLMKECLNSRCKKFAFLGPMFVMLEVFFDIFIPVVMAKIIDVGIGDVENGGIGYIVKMGLLMVLLAGLALVCGVLSSKCSSIASAGFGRELRDRMFSKIQQYSFANIDKFSTASLLTRITTDVRNVRIAFMMSLRLLFRAPIMLISTTIMAISINPELAWVFIIAVPVLGAALYFIATTAYPKFQAMLRKYDKMNLDIQENLTGIRVVKSYVRGDYEKEKFQDTAEGVRAAQMGAQRILALNDPMFELVMYACMIAIAWFGGNLIIGGSMTTGEFMSYISYIRQILMALMLLTNVIVQIVICRASVERISEVLDEEIDIKDSAEHSDLLVEDGSIKFDDVCFSYSNNEENLTLSHINLDIQPGEMVGIIGGTGSAKTTLVQLIPRLYDVMSGSVRIGGRDVREYSLKNLRSSVAMVLQKNVLFSGSIRENLKWGNPNATDEQIIEACKVASAHDFITSFPEGYDTDLGQGGVNVSGGQKQRLCIARALLCNPKVIIMDDSTSAVDTATDSQIRSALREKLAGTTTIIIAQRITSVSDADKIIVMNEGEIVDIGTHEQLLARNEIYQDLYHSQQKGVA; encoded by the coding sequence ATGATTAAACTGATGAAGGAGTGCCTCAATAGCAGATGCAAAAAATTTGCTTTTCTGGGGCCGATGTTTGTCATGCTGGAAGTGTTTTTCGATATTTTCATTCCAGTCGTCATGGCAAAGATTATCGATGTAGGCATTGGCGATGTGGAAAACGGCGGCATTGGCTATATCGTTAAAATGGGGCTGCTCATGGTGCTTTTGGCGGGATTGGCGTTGGTATGCGGTGTGCTTTCTTCAAAATGCAGCAGCATCGCGAGCGCGGGATTCGGCAGAGAACTGCGCGATCGGATGTTTTCTAAAATCCAGCAGTATTCTTTTGCCAATATCGATAAATTCAGCACGGCCTCTTTGCTCACGCGCATCACGACAGACGTGCGCAACGTGCGCATCGCCTTTATGATGAGCCTGCGGCTGCTTTTCCGCGCGCCTATCATGCTCATCAGCACGACGATCATGGCCATCAGCATAAACCCCGAGCTGGCGTGGGTCTTTATTATTGCAGTTCCGGTTCTGGGCGCGGCGCTTTATTTCATCGCGACAACCGCCTACCCGAAGTTTCAGGCCATGCTGCGCAAATACGATAAAATGAACCTGGATATCCAGGAAAACCTGACGGGCATCCGTGTAGTGAAATCTTATGTCCGCGGCGATTATGAGAAGGAAAAATTCCAGGATACGGCGGAGGGCGTGCGCGCAGCACAGATGGGCGCACAGCGCATTTTGGCCCTGAACGACCCAATGTTTGAACTGGTGATGTATGCCTGCATGATCGCGATCGCTTGGTTTGGCGGCAATCTGATCATCGGGGGCAGCATGACGACCGGGGAATTCATGAGCTATATCAGCTATATCCGCCAGATTTTGATGGCGCTCATGCTGCTGACCAACGTCATCGTGCAAATTGTCATTTGCAGAGCATCTGTCGAGCGCATTTCCGAGGTTTTGGATGAAGAGATCGATATTAAGGATTCCGCAGAGCACTCGGATTTGCTGGTAGAAGACGGCTCTATCAAGTTCGACGATGTCTGCTTCAGCTACAGCAACAACGAAGAGAATCTGACGCTCAGCCATATCAACCTGGATATCCAGCCAGGGGAGATGGTCGGCATCATCGGCGGAACAGGCTCGGCAAAGACCACGCTGGTTCAGCTGATTCCGCGGCTCTATGACGTCATGAGCGGCTCAGTCCGCATCGGCGGGCGGGACGTGCGGGAGTATTCGCTCAAAAACCTGCGCAGCAGCGTCGCGATGGTGCTCCAGAAAAACGTGCTCTTTTCAGGCAGCATTCGGGAGAACCTGAAATGGGGCAACCCGAATGCCACGGATGAGCAGATTATAGAGGCCTGCAAGGTTGCTTCGGCGCACGATTTCATCACTTCCTTCCCAGAGGGCTACGACACAGACCTGGGGCAGGGGGGCGTCAACGTCTCCGGCGGGCAAAAGCAGAGGCTGTGTATCGCAAGAGCATTGCTCTGCAATCCGAAGGTCATCATCATGGACGACAGCACCAGCGCCGTGGATACTGCAACGGACAGCCAGATCCGCAGCGCATTGCGGGAAAAACTGGCCGGGACGACCACGATTATCATCGCACAGCGCATCACCTCTGTCAGCGATGCGGATAAGATCATCGTCATGAACGAGGGCGAGATCGTCGATATCGGGACGCATGAGCAGCTTCTCGCGCGCAACGAGATCTACCAGGATCTCTATCATTCCCAGCAGAAAGGGGTGGCTTAA
- a CDS encoding ABC transporter ATP-binding protein produces MAKVRNIKPKDTKRTISRLLGYLLEYKLKIAFVILAVIFSAGASVASGYFFKPILNDYIVPFIGQQNPSLAGFITMLVIMGVIYLLGAGATFVCRRIMSDISTSTLYAIRVDLFNHLQELPIRYYDTHTHGETMSLFTNDTDVLREMLSMSLTQILNTIFNVTGIFVVMLVLSWELTALVLIILVIMLGAARFISSRGSRHFGRVQKELANINGYVEEMVEGQKVVKVFCREEIATGEFEEISRRLGEAEQRSSMFANIMMPVMGNISYVHYALTAILGGVLLLAGRMDVGTIASFLLYTRTFSAPISQVSQQFNAILMALAGAERIFNLIDTPAEVDDGYVTLVNVEKQPDGTLRESERRTGIWAWKHPHQGDGTITYTELKGDVEFEDVVFGYTDKKTVLNGITLFGHAGQKIAFVGSTGAGKTTITNLINRFYDVPDGKIRYDGININKIKKADLRRSLGIVLQDTNLFTGTVADNIRYGKLDATDEEVVAAAKLANADSFIRHLPQGYQTMLTANGANLSQGQRQLLSIARAAVADPPVLILDEATSSIDTRTERLIEKGMDGLMEGRTTFVIAHRLSTIRNADTIIVLENGRIIERGNHDELLAQKGKYYQLYTGMFELE; encoded by the coding sequence ATGGCGAAAGTGCGGAATATTAAACCGAAGGATACCAAGCGCACGATCAGCCGGCTTTTGGGCTATCTGCTCGAATATAAGCTTAAAATCGCGTTTGTCATCCTGGCGGTCATTTTCAGCGCAGGCGCTTCTGTCGCCAGCGGGTATTTCTTCAAGCCGATTCTAAACGACTATATCGTGCCCTTTATCGGCCAGCAAAACCCCAGCCTGGCGGGCTTTATCACCATGCTGGTTATCATGGGGGTCATCTATCTGCTGGGCGCGGGAGCAACTTTTGTCTGCCGGCGCATTATGTCGGATATCTCCACCTCCACGCTCTATGCGATTCGCGTGGATCTGTTCAACCACCTGCAAGAGCTGCCCATCCGCTATTACGATACGCATACGCATGGCGAGACCATGAGCCTGTTCACCAACGATACGGATGTTTTGCGCGAGATGCTCTCTATGAGCCTGACGCAGATTCTCAATACCATTTTCAATGTTACGGGCATCTTTGTGGTCATGCTCGTCCTGAGCTGGGAGCTGACTGCGCTCGTGCTGATCATCCTGGTTATCATGCTCGGCGCTGCGCGGTTTATCTCCAGCCGTGGGTCCAGGCATTTTGGCAGGGTGCAGAAAGAACTGGCCAATATCAATGGATATGTCGAGGAGATGGTAGAGGGGCAGAAAGTCGTCAAAGTGTTCTGCCGCGAGGAGATCGCTACCGGGGAGTTTGAGGAAATCTCCAGAAGGCTGGGCGAGGCGGAACAACGCTCTTCGATGTTCGCCAATATCATGATGCCTGTGATGGGAAATATCTCCTATGTGCACTATGCGCTGACGGCGATTCTGGGCGGCGTGCTTCTGCTGGCCGGCCGGATGGACGTGGGAACGATTGCCTCTTTCCTGCTCTATACCAGAACATTTTCTGCGCCAATCTCGCAGGTTTCCCAGCAGTTTAACGCGATTCTGATGGCGCTTGCCGGGGCAGAGCGCATTTTCAACCTGATCGATACGCCTGCCGAGGTAGACGACGGCTATGTTACGCTGGTCAACGTGGAAAAACAGCCGGATGGCACATTGCGGGAATCCGAGCGGCGCACGGGCATTTGGGCCTGGAAACATCCTCACCAAGGGGATGGCACGATTACCTACACCGAACTCAAAGGAGACGTCGAGTTTGAGGATGTAGTCTTCGGCTATACGGATAAGAAAACCGTCCTGAACGGCATTACGCTGTTCGGCCATGCGGGCCAGAAAATCGCGTTCGTCGGCTCGACGGGCGCGGGCAAAACCACCATCACCAACCTGATCAACCGCTTTTACGACGTGCCGGACGGCAAGATCCGCTATGATGGGATCAATATCAACAAGATCAAGAAGGCAGATCTGCGCAGATCGCTGGGCATCGTTTTGCAGGATACCAACCTGTTTACGGGTACAGTGGCAGATAACATCCGCTATGGCAAGCTGGATGCTACAGACGAGGAAGTCGTTGCGGCGGCCAAGCTGGCAAATGCAGATTCCTTCATCCGGCATTTGCCGCAGGGCTATCAGACCATGCTGACGGCAAACGGGGCCAACTTATCCCAAGGCCAGCGGCAGCTGCTCTCCATTGCCAGAGCGGCAGTGGCGGATCCGCCTGTGCTGATTTTGGATGAGGCCACCAGCTCTATCGATACCCGCACAGAGCGCCTGATTGAAAAGGGGATGGACGGCCTGATGGAAGGCAGAACGACCTTTGTCATCGCGCATCGGCTTTCGACCATCCGCAACGCGGATACCATCATCGTCCTGGAAAACGGGCGCATCATCGAGCGCGGCAACCACGATGAACTGCTGGCGCAAAAAGGGAAATACTATCAGCTCTATACCGGCATGTTTGAGCTGGAATAA
- a CDS encoding DUF3006 domain-containing protein, producing the protein MKFIIDRIEQDTAIVELESGEILSLPYALLGPLQAKEGDVLRLSIDQEETAKRRGRVSSLLKDIFQK; encoded by the coding sequence ATGAAATTCATTATCGACCGAATCGAACAAGACACAGCAATCGTCGAGCTGGAAAGCGGCGAGATCCTTTCCCTGCCCTACGCCCTGCTTGGCCCGCTCCAGGCAAAGGAAGGCGATGTCTTGCGGCTTAGCATCGATCAGGAAGAGACTGCAAAGCGCCGCGGGCGCGTTTCCTCCCTGCTAAAAGATATCTTTCAAAAATAA
- a CDS encoding ComEC/Rec2 family competence protein, whose translation MKKRKSSALSLATILFFLIAAAIYFFAQPGESVPSGVSPVAPSAGSPVLSDLPGDADGLRVIYIDVGQGDSALILTPDGKSMLIDAGESSAKNKVAQILEEYGITTLNMLVATHPHSDHIGGMQYIVENFQIEQVCLPGVSHTSQGYENLLLAIQERKIPALQAKAGESFQLGSDVCCEILAPVQEEYENLNDYSAVIRVCFGETSFLFTGDAEALSEAEILENTAGSVRSTVLKAGHHGSKTSSSDAFIRAVSPEAAVISCASENSYGHPHTETLETLARHRVTIYRTDELGDILAYSDGETVRFAKPGTAPVPASEKIDTVYITASGKSYHRKGCRYYSDQSVALTVEEAKNLGYHACTKCIQN comes from the coding sequence ATGAAAAAGCGCAAATCCTCTGCCCTCTCTTTGGCAACCATTCTCTTTTTTCTCATAGCCGCGGCCATCTATTTCTTTGCTCAGCCTGGAGAGTCCGTTCCGAGCGGCGTCTCGCCCGTTGCGCCGAGTGCGGGCTCGCCGGTTCTTTCGGATCTTCCCGGCGATGCGGATGGGCTTCGGGTGATCTACATTGACGTCGGCCAGGGAGACAGCGCGCTCATCTTGACACCGGATGGAAAATCAATGCTGATCGATGCCGGAGAATCTTCGGCGAAAAATAAAGTGGCTCAGATTCTGGAGGAATATGGCATAACGACGCTTAACATGCTCGTCGCAACGCATCCGCATTCCGATCACATCGGCGGAATGCAGTATATCGTGGAGAATTTCCAAATTGAGCAGGTTTGCCTGCCTGGTGTCAGCCATACCAGCCAGGGGTACGAGAATCTGCTTTTGGCCATTCAGGAGCGGAAAATTCCAGCACTTCAAGCCAAAGCAGGCGAAAGTTTTCAGCTGGGCAGCGATGTGTGCTGCGAAATTCTGGCCCCAGTGCAAGAGGAATATGAAAACCTCAACGATTATTCTGCGGTCATCCGCGTCTGCTTTGGGGAAACTTCCTTTCTGTTTACGGGAGATGCCGAAGCGCTTTCCGAAGCCGAAATCCTGGAAAATACCGCTGGATCCGTCCGCTCGACTGTGCTCAAAGCCGGGCATCATGGCAGCAAAACTTCCAGCTCGGATGCCTTTATTCGGGCCGTTTCCCCTGAAGCCGCCGTCATCTCCTGCGCAAGCGAAAACTCCTATGGCCACCCGCATACCGAGACGCTGGAAACATTGGCGCGCCATCGCGTAACCATCTACCGGACGGATGAGCTGGGCGATATTCTGGCCTATTCCGACGGGGAGACAGTTCGCTTTGCAAAGCCCGGCACAGCACCCGTTCCTGCTTCTGAAAAAATCGATACCGTCTATATCACCGCCAGCGGCAAAAGCTATCATCGGAAAGGATGCCGCTACTATAGCGATCAGAGCGTCGCTCTGACAGTTGAAGAGGCCAAAAACCTCGGGTACCACGCCTGCACAAAGTGCATTCAGAACTAG
- a CDS encoding DUF1294 domain-containing protein: protein MLIHLAISSIQTIMLLYHDLFTSEKYFSYLNAHENSGILDAMKSNFGFFLSFYLPILNLLAFFACGWDKHLARQHRWRIPERALLAFAWLGGAAGMLLGMHLFRHKTQHRKFTILVPLALFLQLFLLFFLFFSRGVL, encoded by the coding sequence ATGCTGATTCATCTTGCGATCTCCTCTATCCAAACAATAATGCTATTATATCACGATCTATTCACTTCTGAAAAGTATTTTTCCTATTTGAATGCACATGAAAATTCAGGTATACTAGATGCCATGAAAAGCAATTTTGGATTCTTTCTGTCATTCTATCTGCCTATCCTAAATCTGCTGGCATTTTTCGCCTGCGGATGGGATAAGCATCTGGCGCGTCAGCATCGCTGGCGTATACCTGAGCGGGCACTGCTTGCGTTTGCATGGCTGGGCGGGGCGGCGGGTATGCTGCTGGGCATGCATCTTTTCCGCCATAAGACACAGCACCGAAAGTTTACCATCCTGGTGCCGCTTGCCCTGTTCCTTCAGCTTTTCCTTCTGTTCTTTCTATTTTTCTCTCGAGGTGTTCTATGA
- a CDS encoding cupin domain-containing protein, whose translation MNQHVAEVARRIWELREILEISKEEVAQKAGIDFDDYVKYESAELDIPISAIYAVAEVLKVDPTVLLTGEAPRMNQYTITRKGKGISVERYKEYSFQALAFNFMNRDMNPMIVNLEPKQSAPELVTHGGQEFNYVLEGVVTVLYGPHKFQLKEGDSIYFDPAIPHGQMAEFGSAKFLTIINE comes from the coding sequence ATGAATCAGCATGTTGCAGAAGTCGCCCGGCGCATTTGGGAGCTGCGGGAGATACTGGAAATTTCAAAAGAAGAAGTCGCGCAGAAAGCTGGCATTGATTTCGACGATTATGTCAAATACGAGAGCGCGGAGCTGGATATTCCCATCAGCGCCATCTATGCCGTCGCAGAAGTGCTCAAGGTGGATCCCACTGTCCTGCTGACGGGCGAGGCGCCGCGCATGAACCAATATACGATTACGAGAAAAGGGAAGGGAATCTCTGTCGAGCGCTATAAGGAGTATAGCTTCCAGGCTCTGGCCTTCAATTTTATGAACCGGGATATGAATCCCATGATCGTAAATCTGGAGCCCAAGCAGTCCGCGCCCGAGCTGGTAACGCACGGCGGGCAGGAGTTCAACTATGTGCTGGAAGGCGTCGTTACCGTGCTGTACGGGCCGCATAAGTTCCAGCTGAAGGAAGGGGACAGCATCTACTTTGATCCGGCGATCCCCCATGGCCAGATGGCCGAATTCGGCTCGGCAAAATTTTTGACTATCATCAACGAATGA
- a CDS encoding AMP-binding protein produces the protein MLEKFLPRTEFSSYEDFIENYRVNIPENFNFAYDVMDEWAAQCPEDPALHWCNEENCDRILSFAEIKRLSDKTANALKEMGIGKGDRVMLILMQRIEVWTTMLALQKIGAVTIPVTFLLTPKDIVYRCNAANVKMIISVDMQEVVRHIQDSLPQCETVEKVCIVGERVEGFIDYRAKVEEASERWTRPTGAEATAITDPMLIYFSSGTTGMPKMILHDFSHPLGHIVTARYWQDTHKGDVHMVNADSGWAKFGWGKIYGQWICGATIVAYDVVKFNAKHMLETIERIRPTIFCAPPTVFRFLIREDISHYDLSSIRHCTIAGEPLNPEVFYEFQRKTGLSLTEGFGQSEGTVLLANFKWFPIKPGSMGKPVPLYKIDIIDENGDSCEDGIVGRVVVRDAVAHPPVGLFKEYYMDEQANASAWRNGMYDTGDTAWRDADGYYWFVGRSDDVIKCSGYRIGPFEVENALMTHPAVLECAVTAAPDPVRGQVVKATIVLTKQYEPSDVLKKEIQDHVKKVTAPYKYPRIVEFVRELPKTTSGKIRRVEIRNQDKNQ, from the coding sequence ATGTTAGAAAAGTTTTTGCCCAGAACGGAGTTTTCCTCCTATGAAGATTTTATAGAGAATTATCGGGTGAACATCCCGGAAAATTTCAATTTTGCCTATGATGTCATGGATGAATGGGCGGCACAGTGCCCGGAAGATCCTGCGCTGCACTGGTGCAACGAGGAGAACTGCGATCGCATTTTAAGCTTTGCGGAGATCAAGCGCCTGAGCGATAAAACCGCCAACGCCTTAAAGGAAATGGGCATCGGCAAGGGCGATCGGGTCATGCTGATCCTCATGCAGCGCATCGAAGTGTGGACAACCATGCTGGCTTTGCAAAAAATTGGCGCAGTTACCATCCCGGTTACCTTTTTGCTCACGCCCAAAGACATCGTCTATCGCTGCAATGCGGCAAACGTCAAGATGATCATCAGCGTGGATATGCAGGAAGTTGTGCGGCATATCCAGGACAGCCTGCCGCAGTGTGAAACGGTGGAGAAGGTCTGTATTGTCGGAGAGCGGGTAGAGGGCTTTATCGATTACCGTGCAAAGGTGGAAGAGGCCAGCGAGCGTTGGACGCGCCCAACGGGAGCGGAGGCGACCGCCATCACCGATCCCATGCTCATCTATTTTTCCTCCGGAACTACGGGCATGCCCAAAATGATTCTGCACGATTTCTCGCATCCGCTGGGGCATATCGTGACGGCCAGATACTGGCAGGATACGCATAAGGGCGATGTGCATATGGTCAATGCCGACTCCGGCTGGGCCAAGTTTGGCTGGGGAAAGATCTACGGGCAGTGGATCTGCGGGGCGACCATCGTCGCTTACGACGTCGTAAAATTCAACGCAAAACATATGCTGGAGACAATCGAGCGCATTCGGCCGACGATTTTCTGCGCGCCGCCCACGGTTTTCCGTTTTCTGATCCGCGAGGATATTTCGCACTACGATCTCTCTTCAATCCGGCACTGCACCATCGCGGGAGAGCCGCTCAACCCGGAAGTTTTCTACGAATTCCAGCGCAAAACCGGCCTTTCGCTGACCGAAGGCTTTGGGCAATCCGAGGGCACGGTGCTTTTGGCAAACTTCAAGTGGTTCCCGATTAAGCCGGGCTCCATGGGCAAGCCTGTGCCGCTCTATAAGATTGATATTATCGATGAAAACGGCGATTCCTGCGAAGATGGCATCGTGGGCAGGGTGGTCGTTAGAGATGCTGTTGCGCATCCGCCGGTGGGTCTTTTTAAAGAGTATTATATGGACGAGCAGGCCAACGCCAGCGCTTGGCGGAACGGCATGTATGATACAGGGGATACCGCCTGGAGAGACGCAGATGGCTACTACTGGTTTGTAGGCCGAAGCGACGATGTCATCAAATGCTCGGGCTACCGCATTGGGCCGTTTGAGGTGGAAAATGCGCTGATGACGCATCCAGCTGTGCTGGAATGCGCAGTAACAGCGGCGCCGGATCCCGTGCGCGGCCAGGTCGTCAAGGCGACAATCGTGCTTACCAAGCAGTATGAGCCCAGCGATGTGCTCAAAAAAGAAATTCAGGATCATGTGAAGAAGGTAACGGCGCCCTATAAGTATCCCAGAATTGTCGAGTTCGTGCGCGAGCTGCCCAAAACGACGAGCGGGAAAATCCGCCGGGTCGAGATTCGCAATCAAGATAAAAATCAGTAG
- the pilM gene encoding pilus assembly protein PilM has protein sequence MAKLNAVLEIGTSKIVCLIERPGGEALTSVPGACLVRYDGIKNGKWSGYSAFAEDLMTAISGAESQVGKTIKSCAVGVPGCFCKIVFREGKKKIKGLVKEEDIDWLVNRLKPKEVGGADLIDVRPAYFMDDRDNVYLNEPINLKTATLRCGMTYFYGHKPFLDSVERALLSRKISVDKFICEPLAQALHYIPQQERDATSAIIDIGYYSTGVTVAYGDTILAHSTIDLGGSTVTNRLVSRLDIRENLAESLKRRHIFGIDLQPGEKVYAKDEAGRMVQFDAASIKNSIDEIADIVCTEVRRELYRYRNYLRKDAKIYLIGAGISMQGFDAYLKRQIHANLTLPPRNKYRGLPAIYNSGVALLDNNSATVYHLRGNEIGSKIRDKVNRFLNMK, from the coding sequence ATGGCGAAGTTAAATGCGGTTTTAGAAATCGGCACATCTAAAATAGTCTGCCTGATCGAGCGGCCTGGCGGAGAGGCTCTGACGAGCGTCCCCGGGGCCTGCCTTGTGCGTTATGATGGCATTAAAAATGGAAAATGGTCGGGCTACTCCGCTTTCGCCGAGGATCTCATGACCGCGATTTCCGGCGCGGAAAGTCAGGTTGGAAAGACCATCAAAAGCTGTGCTGTGGGTGTTCCCGGGTGTTTCTGCAAAATTGTATTTCGGGAAGGCAAAAAGAAAATCAAAGGGCTTGTTAAGGAAGAAGATATCGATTGGCTGGTCAACCGGCTGAAGCCAAAAGAGGTAGGAGGTGCGGATCTGATCGACGTCCGCCCAGCCTATTTTATGGATGATCGGGATAATGTCTATCTCAACGAGCCCATCAATCTGAAAACGGCAACGCTGCGTTGTGGAATGACCTATTTTTACGGGCATAAGCCTTTTTTGGACAGCGTAGAGCGGGCTCTGCTCTCCAGAAAAATTTCCGTGGACAAGTTCATCTGCGAGCCTTTGGCCCAGGCCCTGCACTATATTCCTCAGCAGGAGCGGGATGCCACCTCCGCCATCATCGATATCGGCTATTACAGCACAGGGGTTACGGTTGCCTATGGCGATACGATACTGGCGCACAGCACCATCGATCTGGGCGGGAGCACGGTTACCAACCGCCTAGTGAGCCGCCTGGATATCAGGGAAAATTTGGCAGAAAGTTTAAAAAGAAGACACATTTTCGGCATCGACCTTCAGCCCGGAGAGAAAGTTTATGCAAAGGATGAGGCCGGGCGGATGGTGCAGTTCGATGCTGCTTCCATCAAAAATTCCATCGATGAAATTGCCGATATTGTCTGCACAGAAGTGCGCCGGGAGCTATACCGCTATCGGAATTACCTGCGCAAAGATGCGAAGATTTACCTCATCGGAGCAGGTATTTCTATGCAGGGATTTGATGCATATTTAAAAAGACAGATTCATGCAAACCTGACGCTGCCCCCCAGAAATAAGTACCGTGGGCTGCCTGCAATTTACAATTCCGGCGTCGCACTTCTTGACAACAACTCGGCGACAGTATATCATTTAAGAGGTAATGAAATAGGCTCTAAAATTAGGGATAAAGTGAACCGTTTTTTAAATATGAAGTAA
- the ftsZ gene encoding cell division protein FtsZ — translation MPLGLDTEMGTVANIKVIGVGGGGGNAVNRMVEYGLEGAEFIVVNTDKQALYLNHAPNKIQIGEKLTKGLGSGANPEIGRKAAEESRDELESVIKGADLVFIAAGLGGGTGTGAAPVVAQIAKDCGALTVGFVTTPFWFEGAPRKRAAEAGFEDMMNAVDSIVKIPNDKLLDVVGKSTPLMESFKLADDALRQGIQGLTELIAKPAIINLDFADVRTVMLERGTAHMGMGVGYGENKVVDATKQAIMSPLLDTSIQGAKGIIFNIVGDKTFGLPEIEEAFKLIQEAADPDANVIMGADVNMDLDDEVRVTLIATGFGSGSRPAPGEVKETIKNRVNDYANNASANLMNRGLNKSAAPSGITEKNFDYLDPEDEPQLPLFLKKSPKRISMDD, via the coding sequence ATGCCCTTGGGATTAGACACAGAGATGGGAACTGTCGCGAATATCAAAGTCATTGGTGTCGGCGGCGGCGGCGGCAATGCTGTGAACCGCATGGTTGAATATGGCCTTGAAGGCGCAGAATTCATCGTTGTCAATACAGATAAGCAGGCGCTTTATCTCAACCATGCGCCCAATAAAATTCAAATTGGCGAAAAACTCACAAAAGGTCTTGGCTCCGGCGCTAATCCGGAAATCGGAAGAAAAGCAGCGGAGGAGAGCAGAGATGAGCTGGAAAGCGTCATCAAAGGCGCAGATCTGGTTTTCATTGCGGCTGGCCTTGGCGGTGGGACAGGCACAGGCGCTGCCCCGGTTGTCGCGCAAATCGCAAAAGATTGCGGCGCTTTGACCGTCGGCTTTGTAACCACGCCTTTCTGGTTTGAAGGCGCGCCCAGAAAACGGGCGGCAGAAGCTGGTTTTGAAGATATGATGAATGCTGTGGACAGCATCGTCAAAATCCCGAACGACAAACTGCTGGATGTTGTGGGCAAGAGCACGCCTTTGATGGAATCCTTCAAGCTGGCAGACGATGCGCTGCGCCAGGGCATTCAGGGCCTGACGGAACTCATTGCAAAGCCTGCTATCATCAACCTGGACTTTGCAGACGTCAGAACGGTTATGCTCGAGCGCGGCACGGCGCATATGGGTATGGGCGTCGGTTATGGTGAAAATAAGGTGGTCGATGCGACGAAGCAGGCGATCATGAGCCCGCTTTTGGATACCAGCATTCAGGGTGCAAAGGGCATCATCTTCAATATTGTCGGAGACAAGACGTTTGGCCTGCCTGAAATCGAAGAGGCGTTCAAGCTCATTCAGGAAGCCGCAGATCCGGATGCGAATGTCATCATGGGTGCGGATGTCAATATGGATTTGGACGACGAAGTGCGCGTTACCTTGATCGCAACTGGCTTTGGCAGCGGCAGCAGGCCTGCCCCTGGCGAAGTGAAAGAGACGATCAAGAATAGAGTGAATGATTATGCAAATAATGCCAGCGCGAATCTTATGAACCGCGGCCTGAATAAATCTGCTGCGCCTTCCGGCATTACGGAAAAGAACTTCGACTATCTCGATCCTGAAGATGAGCCGCAGCTTCCGCTGTTCTTAAAGAAATCTCCCAAGAGAATTTCCATGGACGACTAA